A window of Pedococcus badiiscoriae genomic DNA:
AGCGCCAGGTTCACGAGGGGGTGGACGGTGTCGAGGTCCGATCCCCTGGTCCTGCGCCGCCGCAGTGCCACGACAGGTCGCAGTAGGACGTTCCACGAGGTCATCGAGTCGAGCTCGAAGCCGTTGCGCTCCAGCACCGCCCGCAGCGTCTCGCGGGTGTAGCGACGGACGTGGTCCACTGCGACGTCGTGGTCGGACCAGAGCCTCGGGTCTGCGGGCACCGCGATCAGGAACGTGCCGTCCGGGCGCAGTGCCCGGCGGACCTCGGTGACGGCGAGGTCGTCGTCGAGGATGTGCTCCAGCACGTCGAAGGCCACCACCAGGTCGAGGCTGGAGTCGTCCACCGGCAGCGCGGTCGCATCACCGCGAACCACCGGAAGGCCACGCTCGGCGGCCACCTCGGCTCCGTCCGCGCCGTACTCGAGCGCACTCACCGACCAGCCACGGTGCTGCAGCACGCGGGTGTTGCCTCCGCCGGCCGCCCCGATGTCCAGGGCGGTGCCGGGACGCAGCCCCTCGACCATCTGGCCCAGCAGGTGCCGGCGCTCGCGGTACCACCAGTGGGTGTCCTCGAGCGCGGCCAGCTTGCGTACCTCAGTGCCTTCCACGGGGGTTCATCCTGCCAGTTGGCGGTGGGGCAGCCCGACATGCCCGGGTATGCCGCGTCGAGACCTCACGCGCGGACCTGGCCGTCGCCCTCCACTATCCACTTGGTGGTGGTGAGCTCCGGGAGCGCCATCGGTCCCCTGGCATGCAGCTTCTGGGTGGAGATGCCGATCTCCGCGCCGAAACCGAACTCACCACCGTCGGTGAACCGGGTCGAGGCGTTGACCATGACGGCGGCGGCATCCACCTCGCTGGTGAACCGTCGGGCTGCCGCGCGGTCCTCGGTCACGATCGCCTCGGTGTGGCCCGAGCCGTAGGTCCGGATGTGCTCGAGGGCCGCATCGAGGTCGGGGACGACCCGGACACTCATCTCCAGCGCGAGGTACTCGGTGGCGTAGTCCT
This region includes:
- a CDS encoding methyltransferase domain-containing protein, with the protein product MEGTEVRKLAALEDTHWWYRERRHLLGQMVEGLRPGTALDIGAAGGGNTRVLQHRGWSVSALEYGADGAEVAAERGLPVVRGDATALPVDDSSLDLVVAFDVLEHILDDDLAVTEVRRALRPDGTFLIAVPADPRLWSDHDVAVDHVRRYTRETLRAVLERNGFELDSMTSWNVLLRPVVALRRRRTRGSDLDTVHPLVNLALSSIVTVERYLPVKAMPGVTLLVRARPRV